In Microbacterium sp. SLBN-146, one genomic interval encodes:
- a CDS encoding DNA repair helicase XPB yields MADGPLIVQSDRTVLLEVAHPDAENARHELAIFAELERAPEHIHTYRVTRLGLWNARAAGHDAEDMLATLERWSRFPVPPSVSIDIRETVNRYGRLVIERNDEGELVLRSTDAAVLAEVSKNKRIQPLLVGRPSDDAFLVDAWARGQIKQELLKIGWPAEDLAGYTPGTPHPIDLDEAGWTLRPYQRQAVDIFSEGGSGVVVLPCGAGKTLVGAAAMADTKTTTLILVTNTVSARQWRDELLKRTSLTAEEIGEYSGQVKEVKPVTIATYQILTAKRKGEYAHLALLDALDWGLIVYDEVHLLPAPVFKLTADLQARRRLGLTATLVREDGREGDVFSLIGPKRFDAPWKEIEAQGFISPAVCYEVRVDLPAGERLEYAAAADDERYRLAATAPAKIDVVRNLVERHKGERILVIGQYLDQIDVLAEALDAPKITGQTPVDEREELYQAFRVGEISLLIVSKVANFSIDLPEASVAIQVSGSFGSRQEEAQRLGRLLRPKESGNTASFYTLIARDTVDQDFAQNRQRFLAEQGYAYTILDADGVAAA; encoded by the coding sequence ATGGCTGACGGACCCCTCATCGTTCAGAGCGACCGCACGGTGCTGCTCGAAGTCGCGCATCCCGATGCCGAGAACGCGCGCCACGAGCTCGCGATCTTCGCCGAGCTCGAGCGGGCGCCCGAGCACATCCACACCTACCGCGTGACGCGTCTGGGACTGTGGAATGCGCGCGCCGCGGGACACGACGCCGAGGACATGCTGGCGACGCTCGAGCGCTGGTCGCGCTTCCCCGTGCCGCCGTCGGTCTCGATCGACATCCGCGAAACGGTCAACCGCTACGGGCGACTCGTGATCGAGCGCAACGACGAGGGCGAGCTCGTCCTCCGCTCGACGGATGCCGCGGTGCTCGCCGAAGTCTCCAAGAACAAGCGGATCCAGCCGCTCCTCGTCGGTCGACCCTCCGACGACGCGTTCCTCGTCGACGCGTGGGCACGCGGTCAGATCAAGCAGGAGCTTTTGAAGATCGGCTGGCCCGCGGAGGATCTCGCCGGCTACACGCCGGGGACGCCGCATCCGATCGATCTCGACGAAGCCGGATGGACGCTCCGCCCCTACCAGCGGCAGGCGGTCGACATCTTCAGCGAAGGTGGCTCAGGCGTCGTCGTGCTGCCGTGTGGCGCCGGCAAGACGCTCGTCGGCGCCGCAGCCATGGCCGACACCAAGACGACGACGCTCATCCTCGTCACCAACACCGTCAGTGCGCGGCAGTGGCGCGACGAGTTGCTCAAGCGCACGTCGCTCACCGCCGAGGAGATCGGCGAGTACTCGGGTCAGGTCAAAGAGGTCAAGCCCGTCACGATCGCGACGTACCAGATCCTGACCGCCAAGCGGAAGGGCGAGTACGCGCACCTCGCGCTACTCGACGCGCTCGACTGGGGCCTCATCGTGTACGACGAGGTCCACCTTCTGCCCGCGCCTGTGTTCAAGCTGACGGCCGACCTGCAGGCCCGCCGCCGGCTCGGCCTCACTGCGACGCTCGTGCGCGAGGACGGACGCGAGGGCGACGTCTTCAGCCTCATCGGACCCAAGCGCTTCGACGCGCCCTGGAAGGAGATCGAGGCTCAGGGCTTCATCTCCCCCGCGGTCTGTTACGAAGTCCGGGTCGACCTTCCCGCCGGCGAGCGGCTCGAGTACGCCGCGGCCGCCGACGACGAGCGCTACCGGCTCGCGGCGACGGCGCCGGCGAAGATCGACGTCGTGCGGAACCTCGTCGAACGGCACAAGGGCGAGCGGATCCTCGTCATCGGGCAGTACCTCGACCAGATCGACGTGCTCGCCGAGGCGCTCGATGCGCCGAAGATCACGGGACAGACGCCGGTCGACGAGCGCGAGGAGCTGTATCAGGCGTTCCGCGTGGGCGAGATCTCGCTACTGATCGTGTCGAAGGTCGCCAATTTCTCGATCGATCTGCCCGAGGCATCCGTTGCCATCCAGGTCTCCGGATCGTTCGGTTCGCGCCAGGAGGAGGCGCAGCGACTCGGTCGCCTGCTGCGTCCGAAGGAGTCGGGCAACACGGCGAGCTTCTACACCCTGATCGCGCGCGACACCGTCGACCAGGACTTCGCGCAGAACCGCCAGCGCTTCCTCGCCGAGCAGGGCTACGCCTACACGATCCTCGACGCCGACGGGGTCGCTGCCGCCTAG